In Porites lutea chromosome 1, jaPorLute2.1, whole genome shotgun sequence, a single genomic region encodes these proteins:
- the LOC140950722 gene encoding uncharacterized protein, with protein MADNFDRSMDDFRLNATDDDDEVNTRSDNSPRMITAAGSLLVYNPHIISRHTAQIAFLKTEIEGKDEEIERLKKETRELRKENEELKVALHSKNKKIKALENKIDKLESDKAALQKKLSYLEVELESVRQQVVELKEANKAIESDKAALQKKLSSVEVELESVTQQGVELKEANKANEEKNATLEEKLEKMSKKVDEMNKTLDENALENASRKKEIKNVQETVQLMALSGGFDKKPLTQSSEQQARVEKATINLVQLCWKIQAMMYQSVFPHCYDDKTSYKVKHIEEDLDGMSDDQLKDEVKQRWDELKKTLKWKKARHQRAMKSLQDSSNQTAHPTLTEKVLVDSADLMNKEGRLAGWHSYECVKELIEMWKTLKQQQLSRKV; from the coding sequence ATGGCAGATAACTTTGACAGGTCGATGGACGATTTTCGACTCAACGCAACGGACGACGATGATGAAGTAAATACACGTAGTGATAATTCTCCTAGGATGATAACGGCTGCAGGAAGCCTTCTTGTTTATAATCCTCATATCATCAGTCGCCATACCGCGCAAATCGCCTTCCTTAAAACCGAAATAGAGGGGAAGGATGAAGAAATTGAGCGGTTGAAGAAAGAGACAAGAGAGCTTCGAAAGGAAAATGAGGAGTTAAAAGTAGCTCTGcattctaaaaacaaaaagataaagGCTCTGGAAAACAAAATCGACAAGCTGGAAAGTGACAAAGCAGCCCTACAGAAAAAGTTGAGTTACCTCGAAGTCGAACTAGAGTCAGTGAGACAGCAGGTAGTAGAGTTGAAAGAAGCGAACAAGGCAATTGAAAGTGACAAAGCAGCCCTACAGAAAAAGTTGAGTTCCGTCGAAGTCGAACTAGAGTCAGTGACACAGCAGGGAGTAGAGTTGAAAGAAGCGAACAAGGCcaatgaagaaaaaaacgcGACGTTGGAGGAGAAGTTAGAAAAGATGTCGAAGAAAGTGGATGAAATGAACAAAACTCTTGATGAAAACGCTCTTGAAAACGCGTCTCGTAAAAAGGAGATCAAGAACGTTCAAGAAACAGTTCAGCTCATGGCATTGTCTGGGGGCTTTGATAAAAAGCCTTTAACCCAAAGCTCTGAACAGCAAGCCAGGGTCGAAAAAGCTACCATCAATCTGGTTCAGCTGTGCTGGAAAATTCAAGCCATGATGTACCAGAGCGTTTTCCCACATTGTTACGATGACAAAACAAGTTACAAAGTTAAGCACATAGAGGAAGATCTAGACGGAATGTCTGACGATCAACTTAAAGATGAAGTGAAGCAGAGATGGGATGAACTCAAGAAAACCCTGAAATGGAAGAAGGCGCGGCACCAAAGAGCGATGAAATCACTTCAGGATAGCAGTAATCAGACCGCCCATCCAACTCTAACTGAGAAGGTACTTGTCGACTCGGCGGATCTTATGAATAAGGAAGGGAGACTGGCTGGCTGGCACAGCTACGAGTGCGTTAAAGAATTAATAGAAATGTGGAAAACCCTCAAACAACAGCAGTTATCAAGGAAGGTTTAA